One genomic segment of Ictalurus punctatus breed USDA103 chromosome 12, Coco_2.0, whole genome shotgun sequence includes these proteins:
- the LOC108262173 gene encoding condensin-2 complex subunit H2 isoform X3, with translation MNSGERRFAHLLQPIRDLTKNWDVDLAAQLGEYLEELDQMTISFDGGTTVMNFAEAALLIQGSTCIYGRKVELLHSLVFQTLDFISNKNRRRDKQGFAHGVTDGTTENDLDDSEFDVIGEEPSTHSVDMKADPAEPVKIVRLPPESLIPVEVHEKLKYPLLSIKGEVLGSCKDFWMNNCTPDTLGIMRLGLGSSCVQFHREASGNGHTGQDRAGAVGAVDHYENDDDCHGGEELAHLIDKDMEVEPESDKHVERHQGHSVKRMLRERPTVRPVAEEPKQLQETVDPWKWHDPYVHFGEDKPLKIGKCYNVPAGLDESGKRKREGNSEIQDFWEWCTSAYNNMDRKLKHGPFHPEFNYIYLEKMDQQLKLRKKLLRKTGVYISDDVLRRTYLEPENQEDKDEVVRHPDLDGDNLSDHENENLLEDHAPGEHDPIFTDSQMGRINYEDLLKKSVELFLANSQKYAQETTLSQRVKEWEDEINPRLLAQD, from the exons ATGAATTCTGGGGAGAGGAGGTTTGCCCACCTGTTACAGCCCATCCGGGACCTTACAAAAAACTGGGATGTTGATCTGGCCGCCCAGCTTGGGGAGTACCTAGAAGAG CTGGACCAAATGACCATCTCATTTGATGGAGGCACGACAGTGATGAACTTTGCTGAAGCAGCACTGTTAATTCAAGGCTCTACATGCATATATGGCAGAAAG GTTGAACTACTTCACAGTTTGGTGTTTCAAACTTTGGACTTCATCTCAAACAAAAACCGCAG ACGTGACAAGCAAGGCTTTGCACATGGCGTAACTGATGGCACCACAGAGAATGATCTGGACGACTCTGAG TTTGATGTGATAGGAGAGGAGCCCAGTACTCACAGTGTGGACATGAAAGCCGATCCAGCTGAA CCAGTGAAGATTGTTCGGCTGCCTCCTGAGTCTCTGATTCCTGTAGAGGTACATGAAAAGCTAAAGTATCCGCTCCTCAG TATTAAGGGAGAGGTTCTTGGCAGCTGTAAAGATTTTTGGATGAATAACTGCACCCCAGACACATTGGGAATCATGCGCCTGGGTCTTGGTTCCTCTTGTGTTCAATTCCACAGAGAGGCTTCAGGTAATGGACACACAG GACAGGACAGGGCAGGGGCTGTTGGTGCTGTTGATCATTATGAGAATGATGATGATTGCCATGGTGGTGAGGAGCTTGCTCATCTGATAGACAAAGATATGGAGGTGGAACCAGAGTCTGACAAGCATGTTGAGAGACATCAG GGCCACAGTGTGAAGAGAATGCTGCGTGAGAGGCCTACAGTGCGTCCGGTTGCTGAAGAGCCCAAGCAGCTACAG GAAACTGTGGATCCTTGGAAATGGCATGACCCCTATGTGCATTTTGGAGAAGATAAACCCCTAAAAATAG GGAAGTGCTACAACGTGCCTGCAGGCCTAGATGAATCAGGCAAAAGGAAAAGGGAAGGCAACTCAGAAATACAGGACTTCTGGGAGTGGTGCACAAGTGCTT ATAACAACATGGACCGCAAGCTTAAGCACGGACCTTTTCATCCTG aaTTCAACTACATCTACCTTGAGAAGATGGATCAGCAGCTTAAATTGCGGAAGAAGCTTCTAAGAAAAACG GGTGTGTACATATCTGATGACGTGCTGAGAAGAACTTACTTGGAGCCAGAGAATCAAGAGGACAAAGATGAGGTGGTCCGCCATCCAGACTTGGATG GTGATAACTTATCAGATCATGAAAATGAGAATTTGCTTGAAGATCATGCACCTGGTGAACATGATCCAATTTTCACTG ACTCACAGATGGGCCGGATTAATTATGAGGACTTGCTCAAAAAGAGTGTG GAGTTGTTCCTAGCAAACTCCCAGAAGTACGCTCAGGAGACCACTCTGTCTCAGAGGGTAAAGGAGTGGGAGGACGAGATCAACCCTCGGCTCTTGGCTCAG